In Rhodothermus marinus DSM 4252, a single genomic region encodes these proteins:
- the mntA gene encoding type VII toxin-antitoxin system MntA family adenylyltransferase antitoxin, whose protein sequence is MPVVDFEAIGRVLARDPNVLAGWVFGSAREGTVRPGGDLDIGVLVEDPHAWDALAELRACLQEATGVDAIDLVVLNEAHPFLQFEAISGREVWCRDRERTLDFVVYVARAYEDAMILLQRGLRMGAQECCRASLLRDGEITRGLCDFILQVA, encoded by the coding sequence ATGCCGGTGGTTGATTTCGAAGCGATCGGGCGGGTGCTGGCACGCGATCCGAACGTGCTGGCCGGGTGGGTGTTCGGCTCGGCCCGGGAGGGGACGGTGCGGCCGGGCGGCGACCTGGACATCGGCGTGCTGGTGGAGGATCCCCATGCCTGGGACGCGCTGGCCGAGCTGCGGGCCTGTCTGCAGGAAGCGACCGGCGTGGACGCCATCGATCTGGTGGTGCTCAACGAGGCCCATCCGTTCCTGCAGTTCGAGGCGATCTCGGGCCGGGAAGTCTGGTGCCGCGACCGAGAGCGCACACTCGACTTCGTCGTGTACGTCGCCCGCGCCTACGAAGACGCTATGATCCTGCTGCAACGGGGGCTGCGGATGGGGGCTCAGGAGTGTTGCCGGGCTTCGTTGCTTCGTGATGGAGAGATCACGAGGGGATTATGCGACTTCATTCTACAAGTAGCATGA
- a CDS encoding 6-bladed beta-propeller, translating into MSKKVFVTTLLVVLTGLVLWWVRPARHEAARSLIAVAQDTIGWIGHGGDVVLYDALLFKGYDHALYVADQGDLSIKKFDPNGKLLRRYGGIRGEGPGELQSIVDFSIHENNLWIADVRQRRILHFDVATGRYLGEVQVPEIHPLRIVQVGPYLIVLGLGPFEELFVQYDTSGRFHRRFGIVTDRQYAKKIGMSGQLASLGDTAFVFVPLMAGYAFIFDTTGTLRGRFPLLDERPFPDSRVEDRPEGRLYIAPTSDTLNRNILVEENQLYVHTAYRKPVRRLFIDAYLLPEGRYVHSIEVANAPLGALLGGDRVYVLDDTLVAVLRLRQR; encoded by the coding sequence ATGAGTAAAAAAGTCTTTGTTACAACGCTGCTAGTTGTTTTGACTGGCCTCGTGCTGTGGTGGGTACGGCCAGCACGGCACGAGGCCGCCCGTTCTCTTATCGCTGTAGCACAGGACACGATCGGTTGGATCGGTCACGGCGGTGATGTGGTCCTCTATGACGCCCTGCTTTTCAAGGGGTATGACCATGCGCTGTACGTGGCCGATCAAGGTGACCTGTCCATCAAGAAATTCGACCCGAACGGAAAATTATTGCGTCGCTACGGAGGTATACGCGGTGAAGGGCCGGGTGAATTGCAATCGATCGTAGATTTCTCGATCCACGAAAACAATCTCTGGATTGCCGATGTCCGTCAGCGGCGTATTTTGCATTTTGATGTAGCGACGGGACGGTATCTTGGAGAGGTTCAGGTACCGGAGATACATCCTTTACGGATTGTGCAGGTTGGTCCATACCTCATCGTACTCGGATTGGGGCCCTTCGAGGAGCTGTTTGTACAGTACGACACCTCCGGTCGTTTTCACCGTCGTTTCGGAATCGTGACCGACCGACAGTATGCGAAGAAGATCGGGATGTCCGGTCAGCTTGCCAGTCTGGGCGATACGGCTTTTGTTTTTGTGCCCCTGATGGCCGGGTATGCGTTCATCTTTGATACGACCGGAACGCTTCGGGGTCGATTTCCATTGCTCGACGAGCGGCCTTTCCCGGATTCGCGCGTTGAAGACCGCCCGGAGGGACGGCTTTATATAGCGCCTACTTCTGACACTTTGAACCGCAATATTCTTGTTGAAGAAAATCAACTCTATGTCCATACGGCGTACAGGAAACCTGTTCGGCGGCTTTTCATCGATGCCTATCTGCTGCCAGAGGGACGATACGTGCACTCGATAGAAGTCGCTAACGCCCCCCTTGGAGCGCTTTTAGGAGGAGATCGCGTATATGTGCTGGATGATACGCTCGTCGCCGTGCTCCGCCTGAGGCAACGCTGA
- a CDS encoding polysaccharide deacetylase family protein encodes MAGPVPFDPAPTLGYLPCCVEGPADWLPKAAYALRMLLLPLGWAPRWVDRPSLRALGTGIYYGPVATGWPDGVLALPLHETTPAYFAAGVPYAAARVRWRWNGTERWPTLFGHPDGSADDPVASVFFWLAGWQEHTNRRRDEHGRVRFADSLQARLGIATRPPVEVTRAALARMLMQRGVPVRPRRWHGRPWALCPTIDIDYLRKWRPGILYREFFLYPVRNLSRQSPGARLKRLLGVTGEMLGRADPFRTAFRRILAQLRALGTGTFFFKAGATSAHDVGYPLGRTARRWLGALREAGMEVGLHPSYHAALHLGHLRRERDRLAALLDRPPLLVRTHYLRWVEPTTPRILAAAGFQIDSTLGWPDHEGFRRGTCLPFQLFDVAANAPLPLWEMPLAVMESVLFVRRELGPDEALRATEALLEACRRYGGVCVALWHNTLWDERDFPGWGVHFERTLQQADAMGAFIADLQSAIRSWC; translated from the coding sequence ATGGCCGGCCCCGTGCCCTTCGACCCCGCTCCAACGCTCGGCTACCTGCCCTGCTGTGTGGAAGGGCCGGCGGACTGGCTACCGAAGGCGGCCTATGCGCTCCGGATGCTGCTGCTGCCGCTGGGCTGGGCACCGCGCTGGGTCGATCGCCCCTCGCTGAGGGCGCTGGGCACGGGCATCTACTACGGGCCGGTTGCTACGGGCTGGCCAGACGGGGTGCTGGCGCTTCCGCTTCACGAAACGACCCCGGCCTATTTTGCTGCCGGCGTGCCCTATGCGGCCGCGCGCGTCCGCTGGCGGTGGAACGGCACGGAGCGCTGGCCGACGCTGTTCGGACACCCGGACGGCTCGGCCGACGACCCGGTCGCCTCCGTCTTTTTCTGGCTGGCAGGCTGGCAGGAGCACACGAACCGGAGGCGCGACGAGCACGGCCGCGTGCGCTTTGCCGATTCGCTGCAGGCAAGGCTGGGCATCGCCACGCGACCGCCTGTCGAGGTCACCCGCGCGGCACTGGCCCGGATGCTGATGCAACGCGGGGTGCCGGTGCGGCCGCGTCGCTGGCACGGACGGCCCTGGGCGCTCTGCCCGACGATCGACATCGATTATCTCCGGAAATGGCGGCCGGGCATTCTCTACCGGGAGTTTTTTCTGTACCCGGTGCGCAACCTTTCGCGCCAATCGCCGGGCGCCCGCCTGAAGCGGCTGCTTGGAGTGACCGGCGAAATGCTCGGGCGCGCAGATCCGTTTCGCACCGCTTTCCGGCGAATTCTTGCGCAGCTCCGCGCGCTCGGGACGGGCACTTTTTTCTTTAAAGCCGGGGCCACGAGCGCTCATGACGTGGGCTATCCGCTGGGGCGAACGGCCCGCCGATGGCTGGGGGCGCTCCGGGAGGCCGGCATGGAGGTCGGTCTGCATCCGAGCTACCACGCCGCCCTGCATCTCGGACACCTGAGGCGCGAGCGCGATCGCCTGGCGGCCCTGCTGGACCGTCCGCCGCTGTTGGTGCGCACGCACTACCTCCGCTGGGTCGAGCCGACGACGCCCCGGATCCTGGCCGCGGCCGGTTTCCAGATCGACAGCACGCTGGGCTGGCCCGATCACGAAGGATTCCGGCGGGGCACCTGCCTGCCGTTTCAGCTCTTCGACGTAGCGGCCAATGCGCCGCTGCCGCTCTGGGAAATGCCGCTGGCCGTCATGGAGTCGGTGCTGTTCGTGCGGCGCGAGCTGGGACCGGACGAAGCGCTCCGGGCAACCGAGGCGCTGCTCGAGGCCTGCCGACGCTATGGGGGCGTGTGCGTGGCGCTCTGGCACAACACGCTCTGGGACGAGCGCGACTTTCCCGGCTGGGGCGTCCACTTTGAGCGGACGCTGCAGCAGGCCGACGCAATGGGGGCTTTCATCGCCGATCTACAATCGGCGATCAGAAGCTGGTGTTAG
- the alaS gene encoding alanine--tRNA ligase yields MSTYKSSEQIRQSFLDFFREKGHEIVPSAPLVPQNDPTLLFTNAGMNQFKDVFLGIGTRPYKRAANTQKCLRVSGKHNDLEEVGHDTYHHTFFEMLGNWSFGDYFKREAIRWAWELLVERWGLDPDRLYATVHEGDEALGLEPDVEAAELWKSETSIDPSHIKFCPTKDNFWMMGDTGPCGPCSEIHIDLRPDEERRRVPGIELVNAGDPRVIEIWNLVFIQYNALPDGRLEPLKAKHVDTGMGLERIVAVLQGKTSNYDTDLFAPILQRAAELSPRDEVRGYDDIRVADERERERIRVALRVVADHIRAIAFAIADGVVPGNTGRGYVIRRILRRAVRYGYQTLGFREPFLYRLVEPLAHKMGRVFPEIERHRAYVERVIKAEEESFLATLGTGLAFFERLLPYLKAAAEGRPIEAIRADLLRDGQALDLLQKAYVDTSDREAIVEAFLKSAAEKNVPGEVAFLLHDTYGFPIDLTQLMAREEGLGVDMARYEELMERQRERARAASTFGAAVLTADEEEAGWKRVSEGEDSVFVGYDTTRVEDARIRAVRTIQTPEGPRHELVLDQTPFYAESGGQVGDTGVLRVGDEEIRVLDTQKLGGHIVHYVDRLPKELDAPVEAIVDAARRKRIEKHHTATHLLHAALREILGTHVQQKGSLVAPDRLRFDFSHFERVTPELLRQIEARVNEVIQRNVPRIEERDVPYEEAIARGAMALFGEKYGDRVRVITFDPNFSMELCGGTHVAATGELGVFRIISEGSVASGIRRVEALAGQDALDWINRQLTELEQARTQFKSLQRPLDEEIAVLLEEQRRLEKELAALRREQQKARLAKLIEQAHRVNGLRVVTGQLEALSMDELRELAQALRDQLGREGVAVLGTTDPEKQKVYLAAAVTDDVVARGLEAGRLVGQVARIVGGGGGGRPTLATAGGRQPEKLHEALEAVPRLVQQMVG; encoded by the coding sequence ATGAGCACCTATAAATCGTCCGAGCAGATTCGTCAGTCGTTTCTGGATTTCTTCCGGGAGAAGGGACACGAGATCGTCCCCAGCGCGCCGCTGGTGCCGCAGAACGACCCGACGCTGCTGTTCACCAACGCGGGGATGAACCAGTTCAAGGATGTGTTTCTGGGCATCGGCACCCGGCCTTACAAGCGGGCGGCCAATACGCAGAAGTGCCTGCGCGTTTCGGGCAAGCACAACGACCTCGAAGAGGTGGGGCACGACACCTACCACCACACCTTCTTCGAGATGCTGGGCAACTGGAGCTTCGGCGACTACTTCAAGCGGGAGGCCATCCGCTGGGCCTGGGAGCTGCTCGTCGAGCGCTGGGGACTGGACCCCGACCGGCTCTACGCGACCGTCCACGAAGGGGACGAGGCGCTGGGGCTGGAGCCCGACGTCGAGGCGGCCGAACTCTGGAAATCGGAAACGTCCATCGATCCGTCGCACATCAAGTTCTGTCCGACGAAGGACAACTTCTGGATGATGGGCGACACGGGTCCGTGCGGCCCCTGCAGCGAGATTCACATCGACCTGCGGCCCGACGAGGAGCGACGGCGCGTGCCGGGCATCGAGCTGGTCAACGCCGGTGATCCACGGGTGATCGAGATCTGGAACCTCGTCTTCATCCAGTATAACGCGCTCCCGGACGGCCGCCTGGAGCCGCTCAAGGCGAAGCATGTCGATACGGGCATGGGGCTGGAGCGCATCGTGGCCGTGCTGCAGGGGAAGACGTCGAACTACGACACGGACCTGTTCGCGCCGATTCTGCAGCGGGCGGCCGAACTGTCGCCACGCGACGAAGTGCGCGGCTACGACGACATCCGGGTCGCGGACGAACGGGAGCGTGAGCGCATCCGCGTGGCGCTGCGCGTGGTGGCCGACCACATCCGCGCCATCGCCTTTGCCATTGCCGACGGCGTGGTGCCGGGCAACACGGGCCGCGGCTACGTCATCCGGCGCATCCTGCGGCGGGCCGTGCGCTACGGCTACCAGACGCTCGGCTTCCGCGAGCCCTTCCTGTACCGGCTCGTCGAGCCGCTGGCCCACAAGATGGGCCGCGTCTTTCCGGAGATCGAACGGCACCGCGCCTACGTGGAGCGCGTCATCAAAGCCGAGGAGGAAAGCTTCCTGGCCACGCTGGGCACCGGACTGGCCTTCTTCGAGCGTCTGCTGCCCTACCTGAAGGCGGCCGCCGAAGGGCGTCCGATCGAGGCGATCCGGGCCGACCTGCTGCGCGACGGCCAGGCGCTCGATCTGCTTCAGAAGGCGTATGTGGACACGTCCGATCGCGAGGCCATCGTCGAGGCGTTCCTGAAGAGCGCGGCCGAGAAGAACGTGCCCGGCGAGGTGGCCTTCCTGCTGCACGACACTTACGGCTTCCCGATCGACCTGACACAGCTTATGGCCCGTGAGGAGGGGCTGGGGGTCGATATGGCCCGCTACGAGGAGCTGATGGAGCGCCAGCGCGAGCGGGCCCGTGCGGCTTCGACGTTCGGCGCTGCCGTGTTGACGGCCGACGAAGAGGAGGCCGGCTGGAAGCGCGTCAGCGAAGGCGAGGACTCGGTGTTCGTGGGCTACGACACGACGCGCGTCGAGGACGCCCGCATCCGGGCCGTGCGCACGATCCAGACGCCCGAAGGGCCCCGGCACGAGCTGGTGCTCGACCAGACGCCCTTCTACGCGGAAAGCGGTGGGCAGGTGGGCGATACCGGCGTGCTGCGCGTGGGCGACGAGGAGATCCGCGTGCTCGATACGCAGAAGCTCGGCGGACACATCGTCCACTACGTGGACCGGCTCCCGAAGGAGCTGGACGCGCCGGTCGAGGCTATCGTGGATGCGGCGCGTCGCAAGCGGATCGAAAAGCACCACACGGCCACGCACCTGCTGCATGCCGCGCTGCGCGAGATCCTGGGCACGCACGTGCAGCAGAAGGGCTCGCTCGTGGCGCCCGATCGTCTGCGCTTCGACTTCAGCCACTTCGAGCGCGTGACGCCCGAGCTGCTGCGCCAGATCGAGGCCCGCGTCAACGAGGTCATCCAGCGCAACGTGCCCCGCATCGAGGAGCGCGACGTGCCTTACGAGGAGGCCATCGCCCGGGGCGCCATGGCGCTCTTCGGCGAAAAGTACGGCGACCGCGTGCGCGTGATCACGTTCGACCCGAACTTCTCCATGGAGCTCTGCGGCGGCACGCACGTGGCGGCCACCGGCGAGCTCGGCGTCTTCCGGATCATCTCGGAAGGATCGGTGGCCTCGGGTATCCGGCGCGTGGAGGCGCTGGCGGGCCAGGACGCGCTCGACTGGATCAATCGCCAGCTCACCGAACTGGAGCAGGCGCGCACGCAGTTCAAGAGCCTGCAGCGGCCGCTGGATGAAGAGATTGCGGTGCTGCTGGAAGAGCAACGGCGGCTGGAGAAGGAGCTGGCGGCGCTCCGGCGGGAGCAGCAGAAGGCCAGGCTGGCAAAGCTCATCGAGCAGGCGCACCGGGTCAACGGATTACGGGTGGTGACGGGCCAGCTGGAGGCGCTCTCGATGGACGAGCTCCGCGAACTGGCCCAGGCGCTTCGGGATCAGCTCGGCCGCGAAGGGGTGGCCGTGCTGGGCACGACCGATCCGGAGAAGCAGAAGGTGTATCTGGCCGCGGCCGTAACCGACGACGTGGTCGCGCGTGGACTGGAAGCAGGGCGGCTCGTCGGACAGGTGGCCCGGATCGTGGGGGGTGGTGGCGGCGGACGTCCGACGCTGGCCACGGCCGGCGGGCGCCAGCCCGAAAAGCTCCACGAGGCGCTCGAGGCCGTGCCGCGTCTGGTGCAGCAGATGGTAGGCTGA
- a CDS encoding cbb3-type cytochrome c oxidase subunit I, which translates to MAEHIAASTPVVADPTPFTLPETQRRLLRWTLYVGYAALTAGIFHGLAQALSYAGIDILGYFPALRSYYQGLTAHGVANAIIFTFSFANAFLPLMVARALSRRLDERLLWASFGTLVLGNLLVIYAVVTNKASVLYTSYAPLQAHWTYYVGLVFVVISTWLALLNMLLTWRGWKRENPGVRMPLLAHISIVSYVMWFLASLPIAVEFLFFLIPWSFGWVERTDPLLTRTLFWFTGHAIVYAWLLPAYVSWYALVPRQAGGKIVSDSLTRLVFILFLLLSIPTGFHHQYTDPGIHEGFKFVHAILTFGVFFPSLITAFSVMASLEMGGRAHGGRGLLGWIPKLPWGDPSLSAQLLAMITFVFGGITGLINASFTMNQVVHNTTWVPGHFHMTVGSAVAMTFMGVAYWMVPYLTGKKLWGRKVALASNWIYTIGLLIFARGMISAGLEGMPRRTFLAQAPYMDPDWLVGRILTGVGGTLMFVGIALFFVVIAMTVWKGKAGEAPKDIPWSETLIEPAKNGWATRLDRIGFWVIVAIILIVIAYGPFFLSYLPPNYVSPGFRIF; encoded by the coding sequence ACGCTGCCCGAAACGCAGCGTCGCCTGCTGCGCTGGACGCTGTACGTGGGCTATGCGGCGCTGACGGCCGGCATCTTTCATGGACTGGCACAGGCCCTCTCGTACGCGGGTATCGACATTCTGGGCTATTTCCCGGCCCTGCGCAGCTACTACCAGGGCCTGACGGCCCACGGCGTGGCCAACGCCATCATCTTTACGTTCTCTTTTGCAAACGCCTTTCTGCCGCTCATGGTGGCGCGGGCGCTCTCGCGTCGCCTGGACGAGCGGCTGCTTTGGGCCAGCTTCGGCACGCTGGTGCTGGGCAACCTGCTCGTGATCTACGCGGTGGTCACGAACAAGGCCAGCGTGCTTTACACCTCGTACGCACCGCTGCAGGCGCACTGGACCTATTACGTGGGGCTGGTTTTCGTCGTGATCAGCACCTGGCTGGCCCTGCTGAACATGTTGCTGACCTGGCGGGGCTGGAAGCGGGAAAATCCAGGTGTGCGCATGCCGCTGCTGGCCCACATCTCGATCGTCTCCTACGTGATGTGGTTTCTGGCCTCGCTGCCCATTGCCGTCGAGTTTCTGTTTTTCCTGATTCCCTGGTCGTTCGGCTGGGTGGAGCGGACCGATCCGCTGCTGACGCGTACGCTCTTCTGGTTCACCGGCCACGCCATCGTGTACGCCTGGCTGTTGCCGGCCTACGTGTCGTGGTACGCGCTGGTGCCGCGCCAGGCGGGCGGTAAAATTGTGAGCGACTCGCTCACGCGGCTGGTGTTCATTCTCTTTCTGCTGCTGTCGATCCCGACGGGCTTTCACCACCAGTACACGGACCCCGGCATTCACGAAGGGTTCAAGTTCGTCCACGCCATCCTGACCTTCGGCGTGTTCTTCCCGAGCCTGATCACGGCCTTCAGCGTGATGGCCTCGCTGGAGATGGGCGGCCGGGCGCACGGCGGCCGGGGCCTGCTGGGCTGGATTCCGAAGCTCCCCTGGGGCGATCCGTCGCTCTCGGCCCAGTTGCTGGCTATGATCACGTTCGTTTTTGGCGGCATCACGGGCCTGATCAACGCCTCGTTCACGATGAACCAGGTCGTCCACAACACGACCTGGGTGCCGGGGCACTTTCACATGACGGTCGGAAGCGCCGTCGCCATGACGTTCATGGGCGTGGCCTACTGGATGGTGCCCTACCTGACCGGCAAGAAGCTCTGGGGGCGCAAGGTGGCCTTGGCTTCGAACTGGATCTACACGATCGGCCTGCTGATCTTCGCCCGCGGGATGATCTCGGCCGGTCTGGAGGGCATGCCGCGCCGGACGTTCCTTGCGCAGGCGCCCTACATGGATCCCGACTGGCTCGTGGGCCGCATCCTGACCGGCGTGGGCGGCACGCTCATGTTCGTGGGCATCGCGCTGTTTTTCGTGGTGATCGCCATGACCGTCTGGAAGGGCAAAGCCGGCGAGGCGCCGAAGGACATTCCCTGGTCCGAAACGCTCATCGAGCCGGCCAAAAACGGCTGGGCAACCCGCCTGGACCGGATCGGCTTTTGGGTAATCGTGGCGATCATCCTGATCGTGATCGCCTACGGACCGTTCTTCCTGAGCTACCTGCCGCCCAATTACGTTTCGCCGGGCTTCCGGATTTTCTGA